In one Gemmatimonadota bacterium genomic region, the following are encoded:
- a CDS encoding nucleoside deaminase: MQQKFMGRAIELSRIYMRAGEGGPFGAVIVKDGRIISEGYNEVISSKDPTAHAEIMAIRKATFKLDTFHLAGCEIYTSCEPCPMCLAAIYWARIEKIYFANTAEDARNIGFDDQFFYQELQLPRAKRQIPSQQLLHDQALAVFREWQEKVDRIEY, translated from the coding sequence ATGCAGCAGAAATTCATGGGGAGAGCCATAGAGCTCTCCCGGATTTATATGAGAGCGGGAGAAGGCGGTCCATTCGGTGCGGTTATCGTCAAGGATGGAAGAATTATTTCGGAGGGGTATAATGAGGTGATCTCCAGCAAAGACCCCACAGCCCATGCGGAGATCATGGCCATCAGAAAGGCGACATTCAAGCTCGACACCTTCCACCTTGCGGGATGCGAAATCTACACCAGTTGTGAACCCTGCCCTATGTGTCTCGCCGCCATCTACTGGGCCAGAATCGAAAAAATTTATTTCGCCAATACCGCCGAAGACGCCAGGAATATCGGCTTCGACGACCAATTCTTTTACCAGGAATTGCAACTGCCGCGAGCCAAACGCCAAATCCCCTCCCAGCAGTTGCTGCACGACCAGGCGTTAGCGGTCTTCAGGGAGTGGCAGGAAAAGGTGGATCGCATTGAGTACTAG